A stretch of the Vulcanisaeta souniana JCM 11219 genome encodes the following:
- a CDS encoding ribonuclease P protein subunit, whose translation MRKPLLFRFITATRCRNESLNGIGGIVVEETAKTIKILTLTGAVKVLIKEDCWFYVDVDNCTYLVNGRKLINEDRERKIFKFIG comes from the coding sequence ATGAGGAAACCCCTTTTATTCAGGTTCATAACGGCCACGAGGTGCAGGAATGAATCACTCAATGGTATTGGTGGTATTGTTGTTGAGGAGACTGCGAAGACGATCAAGATATTGACGTTAACAGGCGCCGTCAAGGTCCTTATTAAGGAGGATTGTTGGTTTTATGTTGATGTTGATAATTGTACGTACTTGGTTAATGGACGTAAGTTAATTAATGAGGATAGGGAAAGGAAAATTTTTAAGTTTATAGGGTAG
- a CDS encoding 30S ribosomal protein S3, whose protein sequence is MSQSQKRVPVYKKILQDRIKEWMVKEFLNYRLAKQGYVDSDVLKTPLGTRIIIYAERPNRVIGRKGVIVKELTELLSRKLEVENPIIDVTPIQNPELNPKIIANRIAWAMTKGVKFRRAGMIAVRQIMDGGARGTEIKISGKLTSERSRFEKYVFGVVYKNGYDAKSKVQRFVGQVLLKPGLYGIEVRITPPIRVSDEFQIKPPTREAIAETQAQQAGGGEGGEQAET, encoded by the coding sequence ATGAGTCAATCGCAAAAGAGGGTTCCCGTGTATAAGAAGATACTGCAGGATAGAATTAAGGAGTGGATGGTGAAGGAGTTCCTAAACTATAGACTGGCTAAGCAGGGTTATGTTGATTCCGATGTACTGAAGACGCCGCTTGGCACGAGAATAATCATTTATGCCGAGAGGCCGAATAGGGTAATTGGCAGGAAGGGAGTCATTGTTAAGGAATTAACGGAATTACTCAGTAGGAAACTTGAGGTTGAGAATCCAATAATCGATGTAACACCAATACAGAACCCAGAGCTTAATCCCAAGATCATTGCCAATAGGATTGCCTGGGCAATGACCAAGGGCGTTAAGTTCAGGAGGGCTGGTATGATCGCCGTGAGGCAGATAATGGATGGTGGCGCAAGGGGTACCGAGATAAAGATTAGTGGTAAATTAACCAGTGAGAGGTCAAGGTTTGAGAAGTACGTATTTGGTGTGGTCTATAAGAATGGGTATGATGCAAAGAGTAAGGTTCAGAGGTTCGTGGGGCAGGTCCTCCTAAAGCCGGGTCTTTATGGTATTGAGGTTAGGATAACACCGCCAATCAGGGTTAGTGATGAGTTCCAAATAAAACCGCCAACCAGGGAGGCAATTGCCGAGACCCAGGCACAACAGGCTGGAGGTGGTGAGGGTGGCGAGCAGGCAGAAACTTAA
- the rpmC gene encoding 50S ribosomal protein L29, protein MASRQKLNAKTIRGMKPEDRAKLLNDLRNELLRLQTQRERGTLENPGRVRAVKRAIARVLTIMNEEIRKASK, encoded by the coding sequence GTGGCGAGCAGGCAGAAACTTAATGCTAAGACTATTAGGGGCATGAAACCTGAGGATAGGGCTAAATTACTTAACGACTTGAGGAATGAGTTACTTAGGTTGCAGACGCAGAGGGAGAGAGGCACGTTGGAGAATCCAGGTAGGGTTAGGGCTGTTAAGAGGGCGATTGCCAGGGTACTAACGATAATGAATGAAGAGATTAGGAAGGCTTCCAAGTAA